One part of the Leclercia sp. LSNIH1 genome encodes these proteins:
- a CDS encoding IS5-like element ISKpn26 family transposase encodes MSHQLTFADSEFSTKRRQTRKEIFLSRMEQILPWQNMTAVIEPFYPKAGNGRRPYPLETMLRIHCMQHWYNLSDGAMEDALYEIASMRLFARLSLDSALPDRTTIMNFRHLLEQHQLARQLFKTINRWLAEAGVMMTQGTLVDATIIEAPSSTKNKEQQRDPEMHQTKKGNQWHFGMKAHIGVDAKSGLTHSLVTTAANEHDLNQLGNLLHGEEQFVSADAGYQGAPQREELAEVDVDWLIAERPGKVKTLKQHPRKNKTAINIEYMKASIRAKVEHPFRIIKRQFGFVKARYKGLLKNDNQLAMLFTLANLFRVDQMIRQWERSQ; translated from the coding sequence ATGAGCCATCAACTCACCTTCGCCGATAGTGAATTCAGCACTAAGCGCCGTCAGACCCGAAAAGAGATTTTCCTCTCCCGCATGGAGCAGATTCTGCCATGGCAGAATATGACCGCTGTCATCGAGCCGTTTTATCCCAAGGCGGGCAATGGCCGACGGCCCTATCCGCTGGAGACCATGCTGCGTATTCACTGCATGCAGCATTGGTACAACCTGAGCGACGGTGCCATGGAAGATGCCCTGTACGAAATCGCCTCCATGCGCCTGTTTGCCCGATTATCCCTGGATAGCGCCCTGCCGGATCGCACCACCATCATGAATTTCCGCCACCTGCTCGAGCAGCATCAACTGGCCCGTCAATTGTTCAAGACCATCAATCGCTGGCTGGCCGAAGCAGGCGTCATGATGACCCAAGGCACTTTGGTGGATGCCACCATCATTGAGGCACCCAGCTCTACCAAGAACAAAGAGCAGCAACGCGATCCGGAGATGCATCAGACCAAGAAAGGCAATCAGTGGCACTTTGGCATGAAGGCCCACATTGGTGTCGATGCCAAGAGTGGCCTGACCCACAGCCTAGTCACCACCGCGGCCAACGAGCATGACCTCAATCAGCTGGGTAATCTGCTTCATGGAGAGGAGCAATTTGTCTCAGCCGATGCCGGCTACCAAGGAGCGCCACAGCGCGAGGAGCTGGCCGAGGTGGATGTGGACTGGCTGATCGCCGAGCGTCCCGGCAAGGTAAAAACCTTGAAGCAGCATCCGCGCAAGAACAAAACGGCCATCAACATCGAATACATGAAAGCCAGCATCCGTGCCAAGGTGGAGCACCCGTTTCGCATCATCAAGCGGCAGTTCGGCTTCGTGAAAGCCAGATACAAGGGGCTGCTGAAAAACGATAACCAACTGGCGATGTTATTCACCCTGGCCAACCTGTTTCGGGTGGACCAAATGATACG